Part of the Armatimonadota bacterium genome is shown below.
GGGCTAACGTGGCTGGTGATGGGGCCATCGTAAAAGGTGTCGTCCCGTCCTTTGGTGCGATCCACAAATTGGTCGGCAACCAGGAACGAGCCGGGGGCGATGTGGGATTGCAGAGACCCGACCGCGCACGGCGAGATCACGGCCTTGACCCCGAGCTTGTGCATGGCCCAAACGTTTGCCCGATAGTTGATCTTGTGGGGCGGAATTGTGTGCTGCCTGCCGTGGCGGGGAAGGAAGGCGACTTTTCGGCCGGCGACTTCGGCGAGCATCACGGCGTCGCTGGGTGGCCCATAGGGGGTATCCACTTTGACTTCCGTCACGTCTTCCAGCAGGCTGTAAAAGCCCGATCCGCCGAATACGCCGATTTCTGCAACTGCCATATCGGCCCTAATTTACACCGCCCTCACTTTTCGATGAGGGCATTGACTCGCCCGATCCCGGTGGCGACGTTGTCGAGGAGCTTTTCCACTCGGCCCCCGTTCCGCAAAAGCAGATCGGGGTCAATCCCCATGACCGCACCTTTGGCGATGGCATCCACCGGCTTCAAGGCTTGATCCTTGGCCACTTTGTCGGAATCGGCAAAGGTCGAGATGACGACTTTGGGGTTCATCGCAATCAGCTGTTCGGCGCTGACCTTTTCAAACCGGCTGGAGTCCGGCCCGACAAAATCGCCTCCGGCGCGTTTGACAAATTCGGCAAAGAGCGTTTTGTTCCCCATGGCCATGTACCCGGTTGCGGGGTCGCCAATCACGACGGAAATCTTTGTGCCGCTGGCCATATTGGCTTTGAGGACGTCGGCCGCTGCAAAGACTTTGTCGATATAGGCGCTGGTGCTGACTTCCGTGCCTCCGCCTTTGGAAATCAGAACGAGGAGTTGACGGTACTTTTCGGGGGTGTCGATATCGGCGACGAGAACTTCCGGGCCAAGATCTTTAAGCTTTTGAATGGTGGCCTCGGAATAGAGGTCTTTCTCGAGGATGATCCTTTGTGGCTTGAGGGCGGCGATCTTTTCAAAGTCCGGGGTTGTGCCGTTGACCACAACTGGCACTTTTGTGAGGTTGGCCGGATAGTTGCAAGCCGCGGTCCGGCCCAACAGCTTTGTGGTCGGAATCCCGCAGACGAACAGGATCTCGGTGGTGCTCGGGCTCAGGCTGACGTATTCCAAAACCTGTTCCGAGTCGTGGTTCCTGCCGCCGATCCCGCTGCCGGTCTGTCCGCATCCGATGAGTGAGAATGCGATAGGCAAGGCGGCCAGCAAAGGCGAAATCCGAAGCTTCATGGTGCTATTCTGGCAGACACATCCCGGCTCCGTTTAGTGCCCGCTGGGTGCAGTCCCCCGGGAAAATCCAGTGCCATGAAAATCTCCGTTCAGCTTTACACCTTGCGCACCTTGCTTGAAAAAGACCTTTGGGGGACTTTGGACAAGCTCAGCTCCGAAGGGTTTCGCAACGTGGAGTTGGCCGGGCTTTATGGCCACACGCCCGAAGAGTTCCGGATGGGCTTGTCTGAACGGGGATTGAAGGCCCATTCGATGCACGTAGGGCTCGACCAAGCCAAAGGACATTTGGATCAGACCGTCCAGGAAGCCCATACGATCGGTTTGGAGTTCGTGGTCGTCCCTTGGCTCGACCCGAAGTCGTTCGACGGAGGTTGGAAGGAGATTGCCGAAACCCTGGGTGGCCTGGCGCAGGACTATAAACAGAACGACCTGAAACTCGGCTACCACAACCACGCCTTTGAGTTCGAGCAAACCGGAGGGAAGACTGGATTTGAAGTGCTTTGGGAGAGTGCCGGGCCGGACCTCCATGCCGAAGTGGACCTTTTCTGGGTCAAAAAGGGCGGCGGAAACCCCGTGGATTGGCTGCACCGTTTGGCCAAGCAATGCGACCAAGCCCACTTTAAAGATATGGACGCCGACGGGGAATTCACCGAAGTCGGATCTGGGAGTCTGGATTGGGATGCAATCATCCGGGCGGGTAAGGAGATGGGGCTGCGGTATGCGATTATCGAAAACGACCAGCCCAAGATCGACCCGCTCGAATCTGTTGCCAAAAGCCGAAAGTTCTTGTTAGG
Proteins encoded:
- a CDS encoding ABC transporter substrate-binding protein, coding for MKLRISPLLAALPIAFSLIGCGQTGSGIGGRNHDSEQVLEYVSLSPSTTEILFVCGIPTTKLLGRTAACNYPANLTKVPVVVNGTTPDFEKIAALKPQRIILEKDLYSEATIQKLKDLGPEVLVADIDTPEKYRQLLVLISKGGGTEVSTSAYIDKVFAAADVLKANMASGTKISVVIGDPATGYMAMGNKTLFAEFVKRAGGDFVGPDSSRFEKVSAEQLIAMNPKVVISTFADSDKVAKDQALKPVDAIAKGAVMGIDPDLLLRNGGRVEKLLDNVATGIGRVNALIEK
- a CDS encoding sugar phosphate isomerase/epimerase produces the protein MKISVQLYTLRTLLEKDLWGTLDKLSSEGFRNVELAGLYGHTPEEFRMGLSERGLKAHSMHVGLDQAKGHLDQTVQEAHTIGLEFVVVPWLDPKSFDGGWKEIAETLGGLAQDYKQNDLKLGYHNHAFEFEQTGGKTGFEVLWESAGPDLHAEVDLFWVKKGGGNPVDWLHRLAKQCDQAHFKDMDADGEFTEVGSGSLDWDAIIRAGKEMGLRYAIIENDQPKIDPLESVAKSRKFLLGKGLTD